One Pseudomonadota bacterium genomic window, CACCATTGACAACGGCAAGGAACTCTTTGGCGATCAAACGATTCTAAGCAACGGAACCAGAGCGGCAAATGGTTTTCAGGCCCTCTCTGAGCTTGATGCCAATGCCGACGGCAAAATAGATGCTAACGATGCCGCATTCTCAAGCCTCAAGGTCTGGCAGGACCTCGACGGCGATGGCTATTCCGCCTCCGATGAACTCTTTACCCTCCAGGAAGAGGGCATTCAATCCATCAACACCGGCTATACTACATCCACCCTTGTTGATGCCAACGGCAATGAACATAAGCAGGCAGGGAGTTTCACCAAATCAGACGGCACCACCGCTACAGCTACCGATGTATGGTTCAAGGCGGATAAGATGTATACCATTGCCAACGAATGGCTTGACATCCCTGATGACATAGCAGCCCTTCCTGACCTTCAGGGGTATGGCAATGTCTATGACCTACATCAGGCAATGGTAAGAGACTCATCAGGCGCTCTTAAATCCCTTGTGGAACAGTTTGCCGCAGAAACCGATGCGGATGTCAGGCACGCGCTTATTACTCAGATTATCTTCAAATGGGCAGGGGTGGAGAATGTTGATCCAACAAGCAGAGGACCCAATATCGATGCCAGAAAACTTACCGTTCCGGAGAAACTCTTCGGTAACCAGTTTGTGGGTACCACAGGCACAAACCCCAACAGCATTGCAGGGCCCATTTTATACAGACAATCGCAAAAAATATATGTAACTGTCTGAACATTGGAATGATGAATGACAGAAAAGGAGTGTTAATTCAATGAAAAATATAACAAAAAATACAAAAAGTAAGATAACGATAATCATATTTTTGTTTGCTATCATATTTTTAGTGGCGTTTTATGGCTATTCTGCAGACAATAGTCCGCAGAAACAAAAACAGACCACGATAAGCACTCAGCCCGAAAAGGTTACTACACCGGGGGAGTTCAAGGTAAAAGCTACCTATAAGCTTACCCATAAGAATTATCTTGTCACTCTGAAAGAATATGGTCGTTACAATCCTGAATTGGGATTTGGATTTTTTAGTGTAAAGATTGAATG contains:
- a CDS encoding calcium-binding protein gives rise to the protein TIDNGKELFGDQTILSNGTRAANGFQALSELDANADGKIDANDAAFSSLKVWQDLDGDGYSASDELFTLQEEGIQSINTGYTTSTLVDANGNEHKQAGSFTKSDGTTATATDVWFKADKMYTIANEWLDIPDDIAALPDLQGYGNVYDLHQAMVRDSSGALKSLVEQFAAETDADVRHALITQIIFKWAGVENVDPTSRGPNIDARKLTVPEKLFGNQFVGTTGTNPNSIAGPILYRQSQKIYVTV